A window of Macrotis lagotis isolate mMagLag1 chromosome 1, bilby.v1.9.chrom.fasta, whole genome shotgun sequence genomic DNA:
acggAGTCTGGACCCCCATGGACTCCCAacattggtggattctttcaatgactaattctgttctaggatatcaaggtattttccttgataatttccttaaaagatattatccaggctttttttttttggttatagcTTTCAAGTAGttgaataattcttaaattatctctcctgtagctattttccaagtcagttgtttttccaatgagataattatatcttctatttttcattttggcttgactgattctttttttttttttaggtttttgcaaggcaaatggggttaagtggcttacccaaggccacacagttgggtaattattaaatgtctgagactggatttgaacccaggcactcctgactccaaggccggtgctttatccactataccacctagctgcccagcttGCCCAATTCCTGATGTCTCATACAACCGTTATCTTCCACTCACCCAgttctcatttttaaggaatgattGTTTTCAGTTCACTTTTGCATCTCCTCCTCCATTTGgttaattgcattttttttggtGATCAATGTGACTGCATTCTGTAATCGGTTTTATTTAGTTCATTGTGAATTATATATTAGAATActctgtaaatttaaaaaataaacacagcATTTGTTACCTTGGCATAGTACCCAGCCTTGTTAACCATTACTTCACATTTTCAGTCGCTGTCTGCCTTCTTTCTTACACAGTCTGAGTAACTGCTAGCCCATAACTTTATAAAGTTGGTCCTTCAGCTTAGAGATCCACAAAGAGGGTAAGGAGGAGGcaaggattttcatttttttcgAAAGAACTTATAATAGACTAGGCCTCCCAAGATGGCCAGCTCCAGAAGGATAACCAGGGAAGGCAGCAGCTTATTGGGTGCCACTTTTCTAGACATGGAACATAAGATTTTTAGACTTCTGCTCAAGTTCTCATTTGTATTCACCAGTGTGCTCTTGGTAGGCTCCAGCTGGTCTCTTTGGTCCCCCAGCTCTTCAATCACCTCAGAACCAATCTGATCTGTCTCTGTGGCAATCCGGTGGGAGCTTTTGATGCTTTCAGTGGCTGGGTTCAGGCTATCAGTGCCCTGCAGAAGTAATGCCCTCTGAGACTGCAGCCGATTCATGTGCTCATTCTCTATGGCATGTACCCCATAGCTGCTGTCTCCATGGCCCCCAGGTGATAATGTCAGTGGAGGAGCTCCTCACCTCCCTTTGGAGCCTGGCCAGGTCTCTGCGGTAGCTTCTAAGCTTGGCCATCATGGGGTTGCGACAAGACAGCGGGGCACAGCGCAGTTCCTCTTCCATTTCTGCCTACGTTTCCTTTGCTTCCTGTTGCTTCTCATCAAAATCTCTGAttaactcctttttttcttcGGTCCCCCCCGGAAGATCTTGTGCAACTTCTCGAAGGGCTCCGAGGACAGGGCGACCTCCCCCCAAGACGtcagggccggggccgggcccagGGCGGCAGGGCCGGGGCAGGGCCgggcgccggggccggggccgggcccagGGCGgcagggccggggccgggccggggccgggcccagGGCCCGCTTCTAGTCCTGCATCTGGATCAACCCGCTCACACACTCCATGGCCCCCGGCCGCAGCGGCCACTGCCTCGGCGTCGAGCCGTTCATTGCATTTTTAAAggagtgattttctttttctattcaatCAATTgtgttttgagttttcttttttcatttttgggtttctttttccaagctGCTGACTCTctcgtccccccccccccccccccccccggcccggaTCTttctacttaattttcaaaatcctgTTTGCATTCTTCCAAGAGGCTTTTTTGGGCTCGAGACTTATTTGTATTTTGCTGTTGTGTCTACATACACATGTAGGTCTCTTTCCCACTGGCCTCTTCTGAGATGATAGTGTGAAATTCCTTATCCATGCCATAGCAGCTTTCTAtggtagaattttttttgtttcttattttttagtCTAGTTCATAGTGTTTAGTTGGgggttgcttttttttgcaaggcaatggggttaagtgacttgcccaaggccacacagctaggcaattattaagtgactgaggaggatttgaactcaggtcctcctgactccagggccagtgccctatctactgaaccacctacctAGCTGACCTTAGTTCATGTTTTTTAAAGCTGCATAAttacacttcataattacctagtcgtgtggctttgggccagccacttaaccccattgccttggaaaaaactaaaaaaaaaaaaaagctgcatgCTATTCCTGGGCCACAAGtggcactgtcccaagcttcttgtgttGGGAGTTGGGAGCCTGCTTACAGACTTTCCATGCTGGGGGGGGGTCTCAAGCATTATCAGATTCCTCTTCTGGGGCTCCCAATTTGCTTTCTGCACTTGGGCTGGAGGCCTCACAGCCGACCTGCTGGACCCAGGGATTTTGCTTGCTGATTTGCATTACCTTCCCCTGTATCCTCCTCTGCTGGATCAGGCTCCCCCTACACCCAAgtaagacagacctttcctgaactCCTTATAAGATATCTTAAAATGGAATATTGattctttttgtgggttctgtcactccagaatctgCTTAGGGGCTTGACTAATGTTGTTTCTGAGAGAAGCTAGGAAGAATTCAGGGTAGAATCTGCCATCTGGACTCCCTTCTTGTCTTCTTTTGAGACCATCCCAAAAGGCTAGATCCACAGTTATGGCCTTTGTCTAAGTAAACTCTCCCCATCAGTCCTACTCATGATACAGTTCTTATGGGTTACATGAATCATCTTCCCCTATAAGAATGCACAAAGTTTAACCATGTTTAGTCCTTTATGATTTATAGCTCATGCTTACCTTTTAAACTTCTCTTAACGTTTATATTTGAATGCTGCATCGGCTGAGAATTGAACCTAAGGGTCCCACATGGGAGAAGAGAATCACTGAACCACAAATGAAGTGTATAAGGGATGTTCAAGGGAAGAAAAgtacctctggtatgagggcttCTAGGGTCTACCTGCCACCCAgctcttacctgtggctccaagaagctttaGTAAACACAACAGTCAAACTGGGAAAACTATTTTGGTAGATTAGTTAAACCAAATTGAGGATAGCCAATGGATTTAGTTAGGAGGTGTTACAAAATAGATAGATGTGAACATTTTGTTTCAAGGGACCATGAAGGCAACAGAAGCAAGAGCTCTGGAACATATAAAGCTTTGTCAGAAACTGAAGACCAAGGGTCCATCCACTACCTCCAAACCCATTAccagttttcttgacttttgcCTTGCCACTGGACTATAATAAATCTGGAAACGAGAATGAAGCCGATGACTTCATCCAATGTTGCCCCAActaaaattcaatttacatgcAAGTCAAAAGAAATCACCCAAACTACCCAACTATTCTGTTAAACTATTCAATAATTTTACAGTCTTATCATTTTGTTACTGAACCATTCAAATATGTTATTATTTCTTGTTTCactaaattattatttctctatcaTGTGATTTCACCTATCTGGAAGTCCTGTGTTGAGGGGTAGTGATAGAGCAGCAAGTTACGGATAAACAGAGAGGTAGTCACAACTCCGCACACAGGTAACCCAGGTCATGGGGTTGTTGTCTTATTGAATTGAAGCAGCAGGGAAATGCAGCAACCTCCTGGGTGTCTGACCAGCCTTCTCAAGGCCCATAATGCTTACCTCTGGGTGTGAAGAAGGGGTtagaaaaggtaccctaaaaCTATCTGCTTCACCTAACCCTGGCCTGCTCACTGTGCCAGAGAGTATCCCGCCATGTGgtcaaaacacaaaaacaagTGCTAAAACTTTGGCAAAGTTACTCTTGGTACGTGGACTATGTACATGCTTATGGCCAACAAAACATCCAGTAGAACTGGAAGAAAACAGTTCTTGTTGAGAGAGAACTCTGAAACTATCACATGCAAGCAGCTGCCTCGGGGGAAACAAGTCGCACAAATGAAAACCAGCCCACCAAAGGCAGAGTTGGGGACACATGCTTTTTGATATCATGATCATCTTTGATACCAGAGGACAATCACTCACATAAATTGCATCCCTACacaggaagataatacttgtaactcttgagaactgcatGTTTATTAGGATGGTTGGAAGGAGTATAATTAGACAGAAGTATGGCTATAAGCTGATTAAGATGTGATAATACTAAAAAACCATCACAAAAAAGGAGTGTGCTGGGAGAGGAAGCAGAGGGTAAATCACATcacatgaagaagcacaaaggacctatgacagtagaaggaaggaagggaggatgtgagCACAGACTGAATCTTACCCTCAACAGACtggactcagagagggaataacatacattcccaattggattTAGAATTTATCATCACCTACAGGGAAacaggaggggaaaggggaaaaaaaggggaaggagaggctgatagaagggagagtaGAATGAGGGAGTTGGTGAGCAAAAGCCAagtactggggcggctaggtggtgcagtggatagagcaccggccctggagtcagaaggatctgagttcaaatccgacctcagacacttaataattatctagccgtgtggccttgggcaagccacttaaccccattgccttgcaaaaacataaaacaaaagtactggtgaggagggataggatgaaaggagagaaaaaggtataAATGGGGGGCAAATAAGATGGAGTGAAATACAGAGTTAATCATGactgtgaaagggatgaactctctcCTAAAATGGAAGTGGAGAGCAGAGTGGATTGGAATTCTCCAAtgtttttttacaagaaacacatttgaaacagagggATGcatacagagtaaaagtaaaaggttgaagaatatatcatgcttcagatgaagtaacAAAAGCAGGGCTAGCAGTCCTGATCCTAGacagagcaaaagcaaaaacagaactaatgaaaagacataaggaaggaaattacatcttgccaaaaggtaccatagacaatctcaatatgaaatatatatgcaccaactGGTATAGTGTCCAAAcccttagaggagaagttaagtgaattacaggaaaaaaattgatactAACATTATACTAATAGGgatctcaaccttcctctctcaatattagataaatctaacaacaaaatctGCAAGAAAAAAGTTGAGATGAGTGGAATTTTAGAAAAGGTAGGTATGAAAGACTTCTGGAGAAAGCTgaatggagacagaaaaaaaaaacagttttctcAGTGGTACATAGCATCTACATAAAACTGACCatttattagggcataaaaacctcacaaccaaATGCTGAAAGACATATGCATCTCTgacagatcataatgcaataaaagttatatgtaaGAAAGGACCATGAAAGGGCAgaataaaaactaattggaagctaaataatctTATCCTCAAGAATGTATGGGTTaaacaagaaatcatagaaacaagcaataatttcatccaagagaatgacaataatgaggcaaCATACCAAAGCtcatgggatgcagtcaaagcagttattaggggatatttgactaaaatagagaaagatgagatcaatgatttgtgcatgtaaataaaaaagctagaaaaagaacaaattaaaagtcccCATTTGAATACTAAATCAGGAatgctgaaaatcaaagaagagattgatAAAACTGAATTATTGAACTATTGAATTAGTAAatgaaactaagagttggttttatgaaaaaaatgaaatagacaatttgatttaaaaaaagaaaaccaaattaccaatatcaaaaatgaaaagagtgcaTTCACCACcactgaagaggaaattaaaccaataatttggagttttttttgggggggggagtgtttacaaggcaatgagatgaagtgatttgtccaaggtcacccagctaaatgagtattaagtgtctgaggtcaccttTGGAACTGAGGTCCTCTTAAGCTTGCTCTATCTACTTCGCCTTATGGCTTCCCCAATGTGGAGCTATTTTGCCAATGATATGCcgataaatctgacaatctaagtgaaatgggtggggttttcttgtatttgtatttacaaaatacaaatagtccagattagcagaagaggaaaaaaaaacgcGTAAATAATCCcgtctcagaaaaaggaattgaagaagcCATGAATGAAGCCcataaaaaaaatcctcaggaCCCGATGGACTGTCCCAAACATATAAAACCCAATTGATTCCAAAGCCatataaactggaaaaatgagcaaaggaGGCCTCCTAAAactttcttttatgacaccaatagggcgttaatacctaaaccagaaagagccaaCAGAAAAAGCAAACTATGGACCGATTCCCCTAATAAATACTGGTACAAAAATGTCAACAGAATGGCAGCAGAGACCACAGTAAGTTCTGGCCAGGATGGGGCACGCGGGGCTGCGTGAATGTCAGAGAAACCACCCATGGATCGATGACACCCCCAACAAAGCTATCAGCGATCCTCTGTCTCAATAGATGCTCCAACTGGTTTCCAAGGCGGCGGGGTTGAGTGACTGGCGCAGGGGCaccgggccgggccgcggggaggggaggggcagggggagCGGGGCGCCGGAGCGCCCTCCCCGCGGCGGGCCGCGGTTCTCTCGCCGGGCGGCAGGGGGCGGCGGCGCTCCCCCGAGGCGAGCGGAAGCCGCGAGGGCGGAAGCGGCGTCCGAGAAGGGCGGAAGCATCGTCGCGGGGACCGGAAGCGGCGTCGCGGGGGGCGGAAGCATCGTCGCGGGGACCGGAAGCGGCGGCCGGGCAGCAGCCATGCCGGGCGATCACCGGCGCATCCGCGGGCCCGAGGAGTCGCAGCCGCCCTCGCTGTACGCGCTGAAGCAGGGCCCCGACGACGCGGCCGCCGAGGAGGACGGGGAGGCGGGCGCGGGGCCCCGGGACCCCGCGCGGCTGCGGCCGGTGTACGCGCGCGCCGCCGTGCTGAGCCAGGCCAAGGGCTCGGCCTACCTGGAGGCGGGCGCCACCAAGGTGCTGGTGGCCGTGTACGGGCCGCGGCCCGCGGAGGGCGAgcgcgcggcggcggcggcggcgggcggcgCGGGCGGCCGCCTGCTGTGCGACTTCCGGCGGGCGCCCTTCTCcgggccgcggcggcggcggcccgcgGGCGAGGAGCGGGAGCTGGCGCTGGCGCTGCAGGAGGCGCTGGAGCCGGCCGTGCGCCTGGGCCGCTACCCGCGCGCGCAGCTCGAGGTGTCGGCGCTGCTGCTGGAGGACGGCGGCGCGGCCCTGGCCGCCGCCATCACGGCCGCCTCGCTGGCGCTGGCCGACGCGGGCGTCGAGATGTTCGACCTGGTGGTGGGCTGCGCGCTGAGCCGCGGGCCGGGCCCCGACGGCGCCTGGCTGCTGGACCCCACGCGGCGCGAGGAGGAGCGCGCGGCCGCCGGCCTCACCGTGGGGCTCATGCCGGTGCTCCACCAGGTGGCCGGGCTGCTGGGCAGCGGCGAGGCCGCCGCCCCCGAGAGCTGGGCGCAGGCGCTGCGGCTGGGCCTGGAGGGCTGCCAGCGCCTCTACCCCGTGCTGCACCAGTGCCTGCTGCGGGCCGCCCGCCAGCGCGGCCGGGACCCCCCGGCGCCGCCGCCGCGGCCCGGGCCGgagccccccgcgccccccgggaCTGGCGCCCCCCCCGGACCGGGCCTGAGCCCCCCGGGGACTGCCGCCCCCCCGGACCGGGCCTgagccccccgcgccccccggaCCGGAGCCCCCCGGGACCGCGGCGCCCGCGGACCGCGCCTgagccccccgcgccccccgggaCTGCCGCCCCCCCCGGACCGGGCCGGAGCCCCCCGCGGACTGGGCCCCCCTTTGGATTAAAGGCGCTTCTGGCACTGCCCTAGCGCGGCCTCGCGTGAGCTGTGTGGggggccctgggggaggggagggcccgCGGGCCACGGGGCGGCCGGGGGTGTCGGAGAAGGAACGTCCAGGCCCCactaaccagagaaagaaatacaaacttTAATGTTTCCGTTGAACACAACACTTGGAGCGGATCCGGCACGGACACGGCGGCGCCAGCACGAGACGAGCCACAAACTGGACACGGGGGCCGAGTGGGGGCGGCGGGGCCTGACTGTGTCTAACACTGAGCAGAAACCACTGTCAGAAACAACTCGTTTCCCATGCACCACTGTGGGGATGGATTCTGTAGGGgctgggggagagaagggggtcCCATGAAGGCTGGTAGTGCAAAACATGGAAGCCACGTGATCCTGGAAAAAGGGGAGACCTTGGTGAGCCCCAGGGGCCGAGTCGGATCTGTCCGTCACCCAGCCTGCTTGGCATTCTCTGGGGATCGGAGGCGGCACGACCCGCCGGGGTGGGGGGTGGATGGCTGCCATCTCCCTGATGCCGAAGGCCAGAGGTACCGGTTCTACCCCGGGAACCCCAGGAGAGGATGAGTGAGTGCTCAGGAGGGCTGGGTTGAAAATCTTTGTGATGAAAGGGAGTCATTTGAATTGAAGAGTTTGCCCAACAGGCTTCCTCCAGACACCCCTGTCCTGCCAAGTCTTCCTACCAAAGGGACTCCTTTTTCATGGGTGGGGAAAACAGCACAGAGGAGGAGGGTTGGTTTTTTTCAAAGGGAAATTCTAGACCTGCCGCACTTTCCTGCCTCCCCAGACTATCCTCTGGGCCAGCCCCTCGGCCATGTGCCCGGGTCTGTAGATGGGCTCCTGGAGGCAAGGGCAGGCAAGCTGGGCCAAGAATACCAGGTCTACTGTGGAAGTGGGGAGACTGCAGGGTGGGTTACATGGGGCACGGGCCAGAGGCCGCCAGGAAATACAAACACAGGAGAAGGAAAGGGTCCAACCTGGGGAGGCCATGGGAAGGGACCCAGGGCTTCTACTGGCTCCCATTGGGATCTGATGTGTGGTTTTTCATctgcaaggaaaaaaatatagttttACTTTTCCCAGGGGTCTCAGGCATCTCCAGAGGAGCAATTTTGAGTGAAACCAAGGCAGAGGTGAGCTTTTAGCTTGTTTTCGAGAAGACCCCAACATCTGGCTCAGGTCTTCCTCAGAATTGTGGAAGAGACTGCTTGCAGTCTTGTGCTTCTAGTCATAAGAGCCTTCACTGGGCTAAGGGCCCCTGGCACACTGGGAAGATGCCAAGGCCCTGCTCCATCTCCAGACTAAGCAGAGGCCCCCTCCAGTCAATACCTCCCTCctaaccaaccccccccccccaaactggtGGCTGGGGAGGGAGATCTGAACTGACCCCTGGGTTACTCCAAAAGCTTCCAGGTCTGGCCCTGAGcaccccctttcccccaaatcttGGCATTCTCCCTTGTTAGTGGTTGGTTGACTCTTGCATGTCTCTGCTCATAGAATCACCAATAATTCAAACTTTTTAATTCTAAATGGACCTTGGTAGCCATTCCAGGACCTTCAGCCAAGCCTTCCCTTCTACTTCCACCTCTCCCTTTCTTTAGTCTGCAGTTCTGAGGAAACCATATTTCCATGAGGAGCTAACTGCTGCCCAAGCAGCCCAAGGCAGTAGGGTCCATAGGTTTGGGGGAGGGAGCAGCCTCCATTTCAGCTCTGCCTGGCAAACTTGGGAGGGCTCTGGGGGGCTGGCCCCAAGGAGTCATGGCAGCTGGGGAGGTGGGAGCTGATCAAAGGACATAGACCCTCACCGCCTCCTCTGTGTCTGTGCTCTCCTCCGCACTGTCTGCATCTCTCCGGCTGCGTGCTCGGGGCTCTGGGCTCTCTTTGCCACGGggctctctctgggcctcagttgctGCACTGGACGATTCCCCACTGGCTGAGGCGGCCTTCTTCTCACTATCTTGGGGCCCTGCTCAGAAGGATAAAAACCTCACCCCATTGCAGGGAGTGCCCCTGGTACAGCCCCACCCCCAGTCACAGCACCCCCAGGCTTATTAGAATCGGAGAGGATGTGAAGACAGCCTGCTCTGTGTGGCTTATGCCCTGTCCATCTAGGCTGAAGCCGTCAAAAGAAATGCAGAGCAGGTAAATTAGGCTTTGAAGGATGCCCGCAggcccccatacacacacactcagtgcTGGGAAAAATGAACTTGGCTTTTCTGGTGAAAAGTTTTGCCAGGAATAGGATTCATGGAAGAAGAGTAAATAGGGCTGGAGCTAAGACATAACAAGTCTCAGGTAGCAACTGTGCAGCTTCTGATCCTCAATAGTCTCATGAcgctgggcaagtcccttcacttctgcctcagtttcttcctctgtaaaataggggtaatgACAGCCCCTAGCTCCCAGGTTGTGGGGAGGATCTAAAGAGATACCATTTGTGAAGCACCAGTTTCTCAGAGCCAGCAGCACCCTGCCCCAAGCATTCCCTGGAGACCTCTGGAGGGAGAGGTCTGGGACCCCAGGCAGAGGTGCAGGCCGGCCGCAGGTGCCCCCCCTTACCTCCCAGCCGGTCTCGTCGCTGGTCCATCCGCTCTAGGCTCTCCAGCAGACTGTCCACCTGGGCTTTGATCTGGCTCAGCTCCCCCTTGATCGAGTGCAGCTCCTCAGCTCTTACTGCGCGGGGACAACAGAGCTCAGCATGAGGCTGGGGGCCCCTAGCAGGAAGGGTTCCAGAGAGGCCAAGCTCTCTGGC
This region includes:
- the EXOSC6 gene encoding exosome complex component MTR3, which codes for MPGDHRRIRGPEESQPPSLYALKQGPDDAAAEEDGEAGAGPRDPARLRPVYARAAVLSQAKGSAYLEAGATKVLVAVYGPRPAEGERAAAAAAGGAGGRLLCDFRRAPFSGPRRRRPAGEERELALALQEALEPAVRLGRYPRAQLEVSALLLEDGGAALAAAITAASLALADAGVEMFDLVVGCALSRGPGPDGAWLLDPTRREEERAAAGLTVGLMPVLHQVAGLLGSGEAAAPESWAQALRLGLEGCQRLYPVLHQCLLRAARQRGRDPPAPPPRPGPEPPAPPGTGAPPGPGLSPPGTAAPPDRA
- the LOC141496872 gene encoding RNA-binding Raly-like protein codes for the protein MTLFGGREACRRYLDMARDPKGSRARPGQKRQHSATLYHSNCDLNYELYREDFPYRVYEYQRIPPLINRAPVKSRRTHMGTGGKSGLNPHIPPRSNNPPPVRTKLRAEELHSIKGELSQIKAQVDSLLESLERMDQRRDRLGGPQDSEKKAASASGESSSAATEAQREPRGKESPEPRARSRRDADSAEESTDTEEAMKNHTSDPNGSQ